In Candidatus Desulfofervidus auxilii, one genomic interval encodes:
- a CDS encoding bifunctional ADP-dependent NAD(P)H-hydrate dehydratase/NAD(P)H-hydrate epimerase, with translation MKVVTAQEMKAIDQFTIKEVGIPGIVLMENAGRGVFTYIKSYFSDHIKRGAIGVLCGKGNNGGDGLVVARYLYEEGYLVNVFLFGQKEQLRGEALANLRIAERLNLPIIECLDESHWSKAREYLIACSLIIDAMLGTGLKSEVRGLMRDAIDFLNNIFPGFVVAVDIPTGLSSDTGYPLGEAVKADLTVTFGLPKIGQIVYPGVDYVGILEIVDIGIPHQILSNFSLNHHLVTDEEVKHILRPRQKAIHKGQAGHVLVLAGSSGKTGAATLTCLGALRIGAGLVTLGIPKSLNPILEVKLTEAMTLPLPETKDATLSQKAWEVIGSSGLRYNVICLGPGISTHPAVETLVRKIITEAQTPLVIDADGLNVLANDLEILRQKKAEIVLTPHPGEMSRLVKVPTETVLKSKLELTREIAERYQITVVLKMAHTLIATPQGEIFINSTGNPAMASGGMGDVLTGVIGGFIAQGYSPKEASILGVFLHGLAADFWLKGHSQAGLLASEVADYLPLARREIEKKEK, from the coding sequence ATGAAGGTGGTTACTGCCCAAGAAATGAAGGCCATTGACCAATTTACCATTAAAGAAGTTGGAATTCCTGGGATAGTGCTTATGGAAAATGCTGGACGGGGGGTATTTACTTATATCAAATCCTATTTTTCAGACCATATCAAAAGGGGTGCTATTGGGGTGCTTTGTGGGAAGGGAAATAATGGAGGCGATGGCTTAGTGGTTGCTCGCTATTTGTATGAAGAAGGTTACCTAGTCAATGTTTTTTTGTTTGGCCAGAAAGAACAATTAAGAGGTGAGGCCTTAGCCAATTTAAGAATTGCAGAGCGTCTGAATCTCCCCATAATTGAATGTTTGGATGAATCACATTGGTCAAAGGCAAGAGAATATCTTATTGCCTGCAGTCTAATCATAGATGCCATGTTAGGGACAGGTTTAAAGAGTGAAGTAAGAGGTTTAATGCGCGATGCAATTGATTTTTTAAATAATATCTTTCCTGGTTTTGTTGTGGCAGTAGATATACCTACAGGACTGAGTAGTGATACAGGCTATCCTTTGGGTGAAGCTGTAAAGGCAGATTTAACGGTAACTTTTGGCTTACCCAAGATAGGTCAAATAGTATATCCAGGAGTAGATTATGTGGGTATTTTAGAAATCGTAGATATTGGTATTCCCCATCAGATTCTTAGTAATTTTTCCTTAAATCACCATCTAGTCACGGATGAAGAGGTAAAGCATATTTTACGCCCGCGCCAAAAGGCCATACACAAAGGGCAGGCAGGACATGTATTGGTGTTAGCAGGCTCCTCAGGAAAAACAGGGGCAGCCACTCTTACCTGTCTTGGTGCCTTAAGGATTGGGGCAGGTTTAGTGACTTTAGGCATTCCCAAAAGCCTGAACCCTATTTTGGAAGTCAAGCTTACTGAAGCAATGACTTTACCATTACCTGAAACAAAAGATGCTACTCTCTCCCAGAAAGCTTGGGAAGTAATTGGAAGTTCGGGCTTAAGATATAATGTTATTTGTTTAGGACCAGGCATAAGCACTCATCCGGCAGTGGAGACTTTAGTAAGAAAGATAATTACCGAAGCTCAAACACCTTTGGTTATAGATGCAGATGGTCTCAATGTCTTAGCTAATGATTTGGAAATTTTAAGACAAAAAAAGGCAGAAATAGTACTTACTCCTCATCCAGGCGAGATGTCCAGATTGGTTAAAGTACCCACAGAAACAGTGTTGAAATCCAAACTTGAATTAACTAGAGAAATTGCTGAGCGATATCAAATAACAGTAGTGTTAAAAATGGCTCATACCTTAATTGCCACTCCTCAGGGTGAGATTTTTATAAATTCTACAGGTAATCCGGCCATGGCTAGCGGAGGAATGGGGGATGTTCTTACTGGTGTCATTGGGGGATTTATAGCCCAAGGATATTCACCCAAAGAAGCATCTATTTTGGGCGTGTTTTTGCATGGTTTAGCTGCTGACTTTTGGTTAAAAGGTCATAGCCAGGCGGGCCTGTTGGCCTCAGAAGTAGCTGATTATCTTCCCTTAGCCCGACGTGAAATAGAAAAGAAAGAAAAATAA
- a CDS encoding ankyrin repeat domain-containing protein, with translation MDLIQAVILGDVNKVKKLLEQGANVNLRDRNGMTALMLAVRKGQISVVKLLLEKEADVNAQDDFMGWTALILASALGYTNIVKLLLENGADVDIKDKNGMTALKYAIKNGHEEIVKLIKTVQAKTKT, from the coding sequence ATGGATTTAATTCAGGCCGTGATTTTAGGAGATGTAAATAAGGTAAAAAAACTCCTTGAGCAAGGGGCAAATGTAAACCTTCGGGATAGAAATGGTATGACTGCCTTGATGTTAGCGGTTCGAAAGGGACAAATTTCCGTTGTGAAACTTTTGCTAGAAAAGGAGGCAGATGTTAATGCTCAGGATGACTTTATGGGCTGGACGGCCTTAATCCTAGCATCTGCCTTAGGATATACCAACATAGTTAAACTTTTACTTGAAAACGGAGCAGACGTAGATATTAAAGATAAAAATGGAATGACTGCCTTGAAATATGCCATAAAAAATGGACATGAAGAAATAGTGAAACTCATTAAGACAGTTCAGGCAAAGACTAAAACTTGA
- the rplU gene encoding 50S ribosomal protein L21, with the protein MYAIMETGGKQYKVAPGDIIRVEKLPGNKDDEVLFDKVLLISDKEKIELGHPFIKDAKVRGKILNQGRSKKVVVFKFRRRKRYHKKRGHRQYLTTVKIENIEL; encoded by the coding sequence ATGTATGCCATTATGGAAACCGGAGGGAAACAATATAAAGTAGCACCTGGTGATATAATTAGAGTGGAAAAATTGCCTGGGAATAAAGATGATGAAGTTTTATTTGATAAAGTATTATTGATTTCGGATAAGGAGAAGATAGAATTAGGACATCCCTTTATCAAAGATGCAAAGGTAAGAGGGAAAATTTTAAATCAAGGCAGGAGTAAGAAAGTAGTGGTTTTTAAATTTAGACGTCGTAAGAGATATCACAAGAAAAGAGGACACCGTCAGTATTTAACTACAGTAAAGATAGAAAATATTGAGTTATAA
- the rpmA gene encoding 50S ribosomal protein L27, with translation MAHKKAGGSSRNGRDSAGKRLGVKRFAGQFVKAGNILVRQRGTKIHPGLNVGTGKDYTLFAKIDGIVNFERLGKYKKKVSVYPPNV, from the coding sequence ATGGCCCATAAAAAAGCAGGTGGTAGCTCTCGGAATGGTCGTGATAGTGCCGGAAAGAGGCTAGGAGTTAAAAGGTTTGCTGGCCAATTTGTTAAAGCAGGCAATATTTTAGTCAGACAGAGAGGGACAAAAATTCATCCTGGACTAAATGTGGGAACAGGTAAAGACTACACTTTGTTTGCTAAAATAGATGGTATTGTAAATTTTGAGCGTCTGGGTAAGTATAAAAAGAAAGTTAGTGTGTATCCTCCAAATGTTTAA
- the obgE gene encoding GTPase ObgE, with product MRFVDEAKIYVKAGDGGRGCVSFRREKYVPHGGPDGGDGGHGGNVILKASSQLHTLLDFKYRQHFKAQHGQHGRGKKQTGKDGKDLIIKVPTGTLVLDVQTGKVLADLTQDGQEVIVARGGRGGWGNWHFATPTHQVPRHAQPGEKGEERWILLELKLIADIGLVGAPNVGKSSLVAAISAARPKVAEYPFTTLYPQLGSVETEDHFRFVVAEIPGLLEGAHTGIGLGTRFLRHIERTILIAYVLDISQIDPQQPLKAFKKLKRELKAYNPSLLTKQQVVIINKIDLPEAKQRLAIIKKALEKERIPYWCVSALTGEGIEVFKKEIGKILNEGRKKSYQA from the coding sequence ATGCGTTTTGTTGATGAAGCAAAAATATATGTTAAGGCCGGCGACGGTGGACGAGGTTGTGTTAGCTTTCGCCGTGAAAAATATGTTCCCCATGGTGGACCAGATGGAGGAGATGGTGGCCATGGGGGAAATGTCATCCTTAAAGCCAGCTCTCAACTTCACACCTTATTAGATTTTAAATATCGTCAACACTTCAAGGCCCAGCACGGTCAACATGGTCGGGGCAAAAAACAGACAGGCAAAGACGGAAAAGATTTAATTATTAAAGTACCTACGGGAACACTTGTCCTGGATGTTCAAACTGGAAAGGTCTTGGCTGATTTAACCCAAGATGGTCAAGAAGTAATTGTAGCTAGAGGTGGCCGCGGTGGTTGGGGCAACTGGCATTTTGCTACCCCTACCCATCAAGTCCCACGGCATGCTCAACCAGGAGAAAAGGGAGAAGAACGTTGGATTTTGCTGGAATTAAAATTGATAGCAGATATAGGCTTAGTAGGAGCACCTAATGTAGGAAAATCCTCATTAGTGGCTGCTATTTCAGCCGCTCGCCCTAAAGTTGCTGAATACCCTTTTACTACCTTATACCCTCAATTAGGCTCAGTAGAAACAGAAGACCACTTCCGTTTTGTAGTAGCGGAAATACCAGGACTTTTAGAAGGTGCCCACACAGGTATAGGATTGGGAACTCGTTTCCTTCGTCACATTGAAAGAACTATCCTGATTGCCTATGTCCTTGATATATCCCAAATTGATCCCCAACAACCGCTGAAGGCCTTTAAAAAATTAAAAAGGGAATTAAAGGCCTATAATCCGTCTTTACTCACTAAACAACAGGTGGTAATTATTAATAAAATAGATTTACCAGAAGCTAAACAACGGTTGGCTATTATAAAAAAGGCTTTAGAGAAAGAAAGAATTCCTTATTGGTGTGTTTCCGCTTTAACTGGGGAAGGTATAGAGGTATTTAAAAAAGAAATAGGAAAGATACTAAATGAAGGCAGAAAAAAATCTTACCAAGCTTAG
- the proB gene encoding glutamate 5-kinase, which yields MKAEKNLTKLRKSICENAHRIVIKVGSSVITTAEGLNLSIIAQLAAQIASLRQKGKEIILVSSGAIAAGKRKMKFKQGHFSLPQYQALAAIGQGDLIQCYERAFAAYNQPIAQVLLTKDGLTQRYRYLNARHTFLALLRWGVIPIVNENDTVAVEEIKFGDNDFLAGLITAMLETDLLIFLTDINGLYEQDPRIYPKARRLPIVEKIDAFIEALGASPPNKLGRGGIASKIQVAKEMTALGIPVIMARGKDPEVLCSIFKGEEIGTLFIPQKAHLRVRKHWLASLPPKGKIIIDSGAEKALRYGGKSLLPPGVKSIDGEFSAGDPVCCTNEQGEKIAIGLVNYSSWEVEKIKGLKTKEIEKVLGHKGYEEVIHRDNLCILER from the coding sequence ATGAAGGCAGAAAAAAATCTTACCAAGCTTAGAAAATCTATATGTGAAAATGCGCATCGGATAGTAATAAAGGTAGGAAGCAGTGTAATCACCACTGCGGAAGGTCTTAATCTATCTATTATCGCTCAACTGGCTGCTCAAATCGCCAGTTTGCGTCAAAAGGGTAAGGAGATTATCTTGGTTTCTTCTGGGGCTATTGCCGCAGGAAAGAGAAAAATGAAATTCAAACAAGGCCATTTTTCCCTTCCTCAATATCAGGCCCTGGCTGCTATTGGTCAGGGAGATTTAATCCAGTGTTATGAAAGGGCTTTTGCCGCTTATAACCAACCCATAGCTCAAGTGTTACTCACTAAAGATGGACTAACCCAGCGTTATCGTTACCTGAATGCTCGTCACACCTTTCTCGCTCTTTTGCGCTGGGGAGTAATACCCATTGTGAACGAAAATGATACTGTAGCGGTTGAGGAAATAAAATTTGGGGATAATGATTTTCTGGCAGGTTTGATCACAGCCATGTTGGAAACGGATCTGCTGATTTTCCTCACAGACATAAATGGACTCTATGAACAAGACCCTAGAATTTATCCAAAAGCCAGGCGTTTGCCCATAGTGGAAAAAATTGATGCCTTCATAGAAGCTTTGGGTGCTAGTCCTCCAAACAAACTAGGAAGAGGTGGCATTGCTAGCAAAATTCAGGTAGCAAAAGAGATGACTGCCTTAGGCATTCCAGTAATCATGGCTAGGGGCAAAGACCCTGAAGTTTTATGTTCAATTTTTAAGGGTGAAGAGATAGGAACACTTTTTATTCCCCAGAAAGCACATCTGCGTGTGCGTAAACATTGGCTGGCTTCCTTACCTCCTAAAGGGAAAATAATCATTGATTCCGGTGCAGAAAAGGCATTACGCTATGGCGGAAAAAGCCTCTTACCTCCAGGGGTAAAGTCCATTGATGGAGAATTTTCTGCTGGTGACCCGGTATGTTGCACCAATGAGCAAGGAGAGAAAATAGCTATTGGTTTAGTAAATTACAGTAGTTGGGAAGTAGAAAAAATAAAAGGGCTTAAGACTAAAGAGATCGAAAAGGTATTAGGTCACAAAGGCTATGAAGAAGTAATCCATCGCGATAATTTGTGTATTCTGGAAAGATAA
- a CDS encoding indolepyruvate ferredoxin oxidoreductase subunit alpha: MAFIPKNDKDCCVGCGECVEICPQEVWELVDEKAEPVNADECVGCMSCVEVCPNECITVEEV; the protein is encoded by the coding sequence ATGGCTTTTATTCCAAAGAATGACAAAGATTGTTGTGTGGGATGTGGCGAGTGTGTAGAGATTTGCCCTCAAGAGGTATGGGAACTAGTAGATGAAAAAGCAGAACCAGTAAATGCAGACGAGTGCGTGGGCTGTATGAGTTGTGTTGAAGTTTGTCCAAATGAGTGTATTACCGTAGAAGAAGTATAA
- a CDS encoding P-loop NTPase: MKQEKQMPGIDEEAILKPVLTHIKHKLMVLSGKGGVGKSTIAACLAIALAKKGNKVGLLDIDLHGPSIPHLLNIPDILDISPEQKVLPKEIMPNLEVVSMECFMADKDQAVIWRGPLKHAAIRQFIGDVQWGDLDYLVVDSPPGTGDEPLSIAQLIPEAKAIIVTTPQEVALADIRKSITFCHEVDMDIAGIIENMSGFICPHCGKEVDIFKTGGGERTALAFHVEFLGKLPFDLGVVEAGDEGKLIKYMEREDNPYNKALFEIADRLIQRLKEMEIKPVSLDEIRAKNSYKVTIPLKDGKPAPFLTNCDQIAMVHVKDSQIKKVERISPSQQGPIRPKVFVDLGADLVMAKEMKEKAKYVFYKNKVGVVLDIPDATPEELVEKFIKGELK, translated from the coding sequence ATGAAACAAGAAAAACAAATGCCCGGGATAGATGAAGAAGCAATTTTAAAACCCGTCCTTACCCATATTAAGCACAAGTTGATGGTCCTTAGTGGAAAAGGTGGGGTAGGAAAGAGCACTATTGCTGCCTGTTTGGCTATTGCCCTGGCTAAAAAGGGAAATAAAGTAGGCTTATTGGACATAGACTTACACGGCCCTAGCATCCCTCACCTTTTAAATATCCCAGATATTTTAGATATCTCCCCTGAACAAAAGGTTTTGCCCAAGGAAATTATGCCTAATCTGGAAGTAGTATCTATGGAATGTTTTATGGCGGATAAAGACCAGGCAGTAATCTGGCGTGGTCCCTTAAAACATGCGGCCATCAGACAATTTATTGGTGATGTGCAGTGGGGAGACTTGGATTATCTGGTAGTTGACTCTCCTCCAGGCACAGGGGATGAGCCTCTTTCTATTGCCCAATTAATTCCTGAAGCCAAGGCCATCATTGTCACTACTCCTCAAGAAGTAGCCCTAGCTGATATCCGAAAGTCTATTACCTTTTGCCACGAAGTAGATATGGACATTGCCGGCATAATAGAGAATATGAGTGGTTTTATCTGTCCTCACTGTGGAAAAGAAGTGGATATTTTTAAAACAGGTGGGGGAGAAAGGACAGCCTTGGCCTTTCATGTTGAATTTTTGGGGAAATTGCCCTTTGATTTAGGAGTGGTAGAAGCAGGAGATGAAGGCAAACTAATAAAATATATGGAAAGAGAAGATAATCCTTATAATAAGGCACTTTTTGAAATTGCTGATAGATTAATTCAACGTTTAAAAGAAATGGAAATAAAACCTGTATCTTTAGATGAAATTAGGGCAAAAAATAGCTATAAAGTAACTATTCCTTTAAAAGATGGCAAACCTGCACCATTTCTTACTAATTGTGACCAAATAGCCATGGTGCATGTCAAAGATAGTCAGATAAAGAAGGTGGAGCGGATTAGCCCTTCACAGCAAGGGCCTATAAGACCTAAGGTATTTGTGGATTTAGGTGCGGATTTAGTGATGGCCAAGGAGATGAAAGAGAAGGCCAAATATGTTTTTTATAAAAACAAGGTAGGTGTAGTTTTAGATATACCAGATGCCACACCTGAAGAATTAGTTGAAAAATTTATTAAAGGGGAATTAAAATAA
- a CDS encoding peptide-binding protein, which produces MKKRYIFYLDKKKQVLSILIFLFLQVSALYGKCPYGDAIIVGSIGECSNLIPILAPDSASHEIASLVYDGLLKYDKNLKLIGNLAKSWNVSSDGQIITFKLRQGVKWHDGHPFTAKDVLFTYQLMVDPHTPTPYAGDFMEIAKAEAPDDFTFRVYYKQPFAPGLASWTISILPQHLLSGKDITKSPLIRHPIGTGPYRFKEWVSGQKIILEYNPDYFDGRPCINWYISRVIPDMATMFLELKAGGIDYMGLTPLQYKRQTDTAWFKKNFKKYRYLAASYTYLGYNLQCPLFRDKRVRQAISYAINKQEIVDGVLLGLGVVATGPYKPDMWAYNPHVRRYFYNPEKAKKLLAEVGWQDTDGDGILDKDGRPFMFTIITNQGNSNRLNAAQIIQYRLGQIGIKVKIRVIEWTAFIKEFINKRRFEATILGWTIPQDPDLYDVWHSSKDVPGGLNFIGYHNKELDKLIEEGRHTFNLEERKRCYFRIQEILAEEQPYTFLYVPEALPIIHLRFHGIEPAPAGISYNFIRWYVPKKMQRYSFIP; this is translated from the coding sequence ATGAAAAAAAGATACATATTTTATTTAGACAAAAAGAAACAGGTTTTGTCAATCCTAATTTTTCTTTTTTTGCAAGTTTCAGCACTTTATGGAAAGTGCCCTTATGGTGATGCCATTATCGTAGGTTCTATTGGTGAGTGCAGTAATTTGATTCCTATTTTGGCCCCAGATAGTGCCTCTCATGAAATTGCTAGTTTGGTGTATGATGGTCTTCTTAAATATGATAAGAATTTAAAACTTATTGGAAATCTGGCTAAATCTTGGAATGTTTCTTCAGATGGGCAGATAATTACCTTTAAATTACGGCAGGGAGTAAAATGGCATGATGGTCATCCTTTTACTGCTAAAGATGTGCTTTTTACCTATCAACTCATGGTTGACCCTCATACCCCCACACCTTATGCAGGAGATTTTATGGAGATAGCTAAGGCAGAGGCGCCTGATGATTTTACCTTTCGGGTCTATTACAAACAGCCATTTGCTCCAGGTCTGGCTAGCTGGACCATTTCCATTTTGCCCCAGCATTTATTAAGTGGTAAAGATATTACTAAAAGCCCCCTTATTCGCCATCCCATTGGGACAGGCCCATATAGGTTTAAAGAATGGGTGAGTGGACAAAAAATTATATTGGAGTATAATCCTGACTATTTTGACGGCAGACCTTGTATTAATTGGTATATTAGCCGTGTTATTCCAGATATGGCAACCATGTTTTTGGAGCTGAAGGCAGGAGGGATAGATTACATGGGTTTAACCCCCTTACAATACAAAAGACAGACTGATACTGCCTGGTTTAAAAAAAATTTTAAAAAATATCGCTATCTAGCCGCAAGTTATACTTATTTAGGCTACAATTTGCAGTGTCCTTTATTTAGAGATAAGCGTGTTCGCCAAGCAATAAGTTATGCTATAAATAAGCAAGAAATTGTAGATGGAGTATTACTGGGATTAGGTGTGGTAGCTACAGGGCCGTATAAACCAGATATGTGGGCCTATAATCCCCATGTAAGGCGTTACTTTTATAATCCTGAAAAGGCAAAGAAACTTTTAGCTGAGGTAGGCTGGCAAGATACAGATGGTGATGGGATTTTGGATAAAGATGGTCGCCCTTTTATGTTTACTATTATCACTAATCAAGGTAATTCAAACCGCCTTAATGCTGCCCAAATTATCCAATATCGCCTGGGTCAAATTGGCATTAAGGTCAAAATTAGGGTGATTGAATGGACGGCCTTCATCAAAGAATTTATTAACAAACGTCGTTTTGAAGCCACTATTTTAGGCTGGACAATTCCGCAAGACCCTGATTTATATGATGTCTGGCATTCTTCTAAAGATGTCCCAGGGGGATTAAATTTTATTGGTTATCACAATAAAGAGTTAGATAAGTTGATTGAAGAAGGACGGCATACTTTTAATTTAGAGGAAAGAAAAAGATGTTACTTTCGTATTCAGGAAATTTTGGCTGAAGAACAACCTTATACTTTTTTATATGTGCCTGAAGCCTTACCTATCATTCATTTGCGTTTTCATGGGATTGAGCCTGCACCAGCAGGCATTAGCTATAATTTTATTAGATGGTATGTGCCTAAAAAGATGCAAAGATATAGTTTTATACCTTGA
- a CDS encoding septal ring lytic transglycosylase RlpA family protein: MYLFFICLVFLMSSCTVVKVATFPVKVAGKVAVKTVEITGKTTWKILTAPLPESETEGIASWYGPGFHGQRTASGEVYNMYKYTAAHKTLPLGTYVRVINLENGKTVIVRINDRGPFKKGRIIDLSYAAAKKIGMIASGTARVKLDIISKP; encoded by the coding sequence ATGTATCTTTTTTTCATATGCCTAGTGTTTTTAATGTCAAGTTGCACGGTTGTCAAGGTAGCTACTTTTCCAGTTAAAGTAGCTGGGAAGGTGGCAGTGAAAACAGTGGAAATCACTGGTAAGACTACTTGGAAAATCCTCACTGCCCCTTTACCAGAGAGTGAGACCGAGGGGATAGCCTCTTGGTATGGACCTGGCTTTCACGGACAGCGCACAGCTAGTGGAGAAGTATATAATATGTATAAATACACTGCTGCTCACAAAACCCTGCCTTTAGGCACTTATGTGCGGGTAATCAACCTTGAAAATGGTAAGACAGTAATTGTCCGTATCAATGATAGGGGTCCTTTTAAAAAGGGAAGGATTATTGACCTTTCTTATGCAGCAGCCAAAAAAATTGGTATGATTGCTTCAGGGACAGCGCGGGTAAAATTAGATATTATTAGTAAGCCTTAA
- a CDS encoding HIT family protein: MGDCIFCKIIQGEIPATKVYEDEKVLAFMDINPLNDGHTLIVPKRHAETIFEIDPQDLIATIKVAQKLAIAIKKALDSDGMIVVQLNNKAAGQMVPHLHIHLIPRWENDGLQIGKWEMKPGDMEKIKDIAEKIKKEVG; encoded by the coding sequence ATGGGAGATTGTATCTTTTGCAAAATTATTCAAGGAGAAATACCAGCAACCAAAGTCTATGAAGATGAAAAGGTGTTGGCCTTTATGGACATCAATCCCTTAAATGATGGACACACCCTTATTGTTCCCAAACGGCATGCTGAGACTATTTTTGAGATTGACCCACAAGATCTAATTGCTACCATAAAAGTAGCCCAAAAATTAGCCATAGCCATTAAAAAAGCCTTAGATTCAGATGGTATGATTGTAGTGCAATTAAACAACAAGGCTGCAGGACAAATGGTGCCTCATCTACATATCCATCTTATCCCTAGATGGGAAAATGATGGCCTTCAGATTGGCAAATGGGAGATGAAGCCAGGAGATATGGAAAAAATAAAAGACATTGCTGAAAAAATTAAAAAGGAAGTTGGATAA
- a CDS encoding N-acetyltransferase → MNYVFEKAKMCDIKAIYNLLTYYGQKGLLLPRPLSQIYDFLRDFFVCRRESEVVGICALHICWENLAEIRSLAVKEEFQGRGIGSYLVQACLQEAMSFGITRVFTLTYQPDFFQKFGFKEVKKSFLPHKIWADCIRCPKYPDLCDEVALLWEFKNGTNNEHMSR, encoded by the coding sequence ATGAATTATGTTTTTGAAAAGGCCAAAATGTGTGATATTAAAGCTATTTATAACTTGCTCACCTATTATGGCCAAAAAGGATTGCTTTTACCTCGTCCTTTAAGCCAGATTTATGATTTTTTACGGGATTTTTTTGTTTGCCGTCGTGAGAGTGAAGTAGTGGGCATTTGTGCTTTACACATTTGTTGGGAAAATCTGGCAGAAATTCGGTCTTTGGCAGTAAAAGAGGAATTTCAAGGAAGAGGTATTGGTTCATATTTGGTTCAGGCCTGTCTTCAAGAAGCCATGTCTTTTGGTATTACCAGAGTATTCACTTTAACTTACCAACCTGATTTTTTTCAGAAATTTGGTTTTAAAGAAGTAAAAAAATCATTTCTACCACACAAAATCTGGGCAGATTGCATTCGCTGTCCTAAATATCCGGATTTGTGTGATGAAGTAGCATTATTGTGGGAGTTCAAAAATGGAACAAATAATGAACATATGTCAAGATAA
- a CDS encoding TldD/PmbA family protein gives MEQIMNICQDKIAVKNIKKYEIYAVKSKKTVIQVKEGKVEFLNLAESKGLSLRLLNDEGRIGFAYTTDMEESALEYIVDQALTGSRLTSPDAFWEFPVETKSYPQLMICDTEIDLNPKIQFTLEMEAAAKKYSPSIKKVRQAQFQDIWAEVYIKNHRGLNVNAERTLFSGSIMVMAEEKGQAEMGWHYEFNPFFSKLNSQEIAQEAARLATEALGAKPIPTQKTNVILTNRVTSEILNVLSPAFLADEVQKGKSILAPHLGKTLFSPLITIYDDGLYPQGYATRPFDDEGVPQQKTTLVKSGTINGFLYDSYTAAKENKHSTGNAGRMGLEVPPKVEPTNFYLEPLSTSFAQLLKKLHKGLVVTEALGMHTADPISGDFSVGVAGYWVERGEKAFPVKGIAMAGNVINLFKNIIDIGEDLRFFGHCGAPSVLIEGIQISGY, from the coding sequence ATGGAACAAATAATGAACATATGTCAAGATAAAATAGCTGTCAAAAACATCAAAAAATATGAAATTTATGCAGTGAAGAGCAAAAAAACAGTTATCCAAGTGAAAGAAGGAAAGGTAGAATTTCTAAACTTAGCAGAAAGTAAGGGATTAAGTTTAAGATTACTTAATGATGAAGGCAGAATAGGTTTTGCTTATACCACAGATATGGAAGAAAGTGCTTTAGAATACATTGTTGATCAAGCTTTAACTGGAAGCAGGTTGACCTCACCTGATGCCTTTTGGGAATTTCCGGTTGAGACCAAGAGTTATCCCCAATTGATGATCTGTGACACAGAGATAGATCTAAATCCCAAGATTCAGTTTACCTTAGAAATGGAGGCCGCAGCCAAAAAATATTCCCCTTCTATTAAAAAAGTGCGTCAGGCCCAATTTCAAGATATATGGGCAGAAGTGTATATTAAAAACCATAGGGGACTTAATGTAAATGCTGAACGCACCCTTTTCAGTGGCAGTATTATGGTTATGGCTGAAGAAAAAGGGCAAGCAGAAATGGGCTGGCACTATGAGTTCAATCCTTTTTTTAGTAAATTAAATTCTCAAGAAATTGCTCAAGAAGCTGCCCGTTTGGCCACAGAAGCTTTGGGGGCTAAACCAATCCCCACCCAAAAAACAAATGTTATTTTGACTAATCGGGTAACTAGTGAAATCTTAAATGTGTTAAGCCCTGCTTTTTTAGCAGATGAAGTCCAAAAGGGGAAATCCATCTTAGCTCCCCATCTAGGAAAAACACTTTTTTCTCCTCTAATCACTATATATGATGATGGTCTTTACCCCCAGGGTTATGCTACCAGACCATTTGATGACGAAGGTGTCCCTCAGCAAAAGACCACTTTAGTAAAAAGTGGAACAATAAATGGCTTCCTCTATGATAGTTATACAGCAGCCAAAGAAAATAAACACTCTACTGGCAATGCTGGACGTATGGGTTTAGAAGTTCCTCCTAAAGTAGAGCCAACCAATTTCTATTTGGAGCCACTTTCCACTTCCTTTGCGCAATTGTTAAAAAAGCTCCATAAAGGCCTAGTAGTTACTGAGGCATTAGGCATGCACACTGCTGATCCTATTTCTGGTGATTTTTCGGTAGGAGTGGCTGGTTATTGGGTAGAAAGGGGAGAAAAGGCCTTTCCTGTAAAGGGCATTGCCATGGCAGGAAATGTAATAAATTTATTTAAAAATATCATTGATATTGGCGAGGATTTACGCTTCTTTGGCCATTGTGGAGCCCCTAGTGTTTTAATAGAAGGAATTCAAATAAGTGGCTATTAA